A window of the Lolium perenne isolate Kyuss_39 chromosome 7, Kyuss_2.0, whole genome shotgun sequence genome harbors these coding sequences:
- the LOC127326246 gene encoding vacuolar sorting protein 18 translates to MDAGQLFSVDPLERQAARGHGAVTSMAAGSDVIVLGTSRGWLVRHDFSFEDAQDLDLGLGRSGEHSVHRVFLDPGGKHCIVTVIHPGGAETYYHHARWPRPKPLARLRGLLVNAVAWNRQSITEASTKEIILGTETGQLFEMAVDEADKKEKYVKLLFELTELHEGIKDLQMETTVVGNATRYYVMAVTPTRLYSFTGIGSLETVFASYADRAIHFMELPGEIPNSELHFFIKQRRAKHFGWLSGAGIYYGELNFGAQHSSTSGDENFVENKGFFDYSKLGDSSMKPASFALSEFHFLLLIGDKIKVVNRISQKIVEEIVVDNTAESSKGIIGLCSDASTGVFYAFDDSSIFQVSTSDEGRDMWQVYLDMKAYAVALSHCRNAFQRDQVYLVQADAAFAAKEYYIAASFYAKMNYILSFEEISLKFISVGEQDALRTFLLRRLDNLTKNDKMQITMISTWATELYLDKINRLLLEDDTGTTTNTVTDSHSSAYRSVVNEFRAFLSDSKDVLDEATTMILLESYGRVDELVYFAGLKEQYEIVVHHYIQQGEARKALEVLQRPNVTVDLVYKFAPDLIMLDAYETVESWMIARSKLNPGKLIPAMMRYVSEPHAKNETHEVIKYLEFCVKDLNNEDPGVHNLLLSLYSKKEDESQLLQFLDTKFGSGQANGPEFFYEPQYALRLCLQEKRMRACVRIYSMMSMHEEAVALALRVDLELAKAEADKVEDDEELRKKLWLKVAKHVIEQEKGVKRENIKKAIEFLSETNNLLKIEDILPFFPDFVLIDDFKEEICKSLKDYNRQIEQLKQEMDDATRGADNIRSDIGALAQRYTVIDREEECGVCRRKILTVGGLHQVGRSYTSVGHMAPFYVFPCGHAFHANCLIGHVTRCTSQVQAERILNLQKQLSLMDGKAAKDNGGIGNGEPIMSTTPVDKLRSQLDDAVASECPFCGDLMIKEISMPFILPEESAEKASWEIKPQPAAQKILPMTMSI, encoded by the exons ATGGACGCCGGGCAGCTCTTCTCCGTCGACCCGCTCGAGCGCCAGGCCGCGAGGGGCCACGGCGCCGTCACCTCCATGGCGGCCGGCAGCGACGTCATCGTCCTCGGCACCTCCCGGGGCTGGCTCGTCCGCCACGATTTTTCCTTCGAGGACGCCCAGG ATCTTGACCTCGGGCTCGGCCGCTCCGGCGAGCACTCGGTGCACCGGGTGTTCCTGGACCCAGGGGGCAAGCATTGCATCGTCACGGTGATCCACCCAGGAGGTGCCGAAACCTACTACCACCACGCCAGGTGGCCGCGCCCCAAGCCGCTGGCCCGCCTCCGCGGCCTCCTCGTCAATGCTGTCGCCTGGAATCGCCAATCCATCACAGAAG CATCAACCAAGGAGATAATCCTGGGGACCGAAACTGGGCAGCTCTTTGAGATGGCCGTGGATGAGGCCGACAAGAAGGAGAAGTATGTCAAGCTGCTTTTCGAGCTCACCGAGCTGCACGAGGGCATCAAAGACCTGCAG ATGGAGACAACTGTGGTTGGGAATGCCACGAGGTACTATGTGATGGCTGTCACGCCCACACGGCTTTACTCATTCACTGGCATTGGTTCGCTAGAA ACTGTTTTTGCTAGCTATGCCGACCGTGCCATTCACTTCATGGAGCTACCAGGAGAAATTCCTAATAG TGAACTACATTTCTTCATCAAGCAAAGAAGGGCTAAACATTTTGGATGGCTTTCTGGAGCTGGAATTTATTACGGCGAACTGAATTTTGGAGCTCAACACAG TTCTACTAGCGGAGATGAGAATTTTGTGGAAAACAAGGGTTTCTTTGACTATTCAAAACTCGGAGATTCCAGCATGAAACCAGCGTCATTTGCATTGTCTGAGTTCCATTTTCTGCTCTTGATTGGGGACAAAATTAAG GTTGTGAACAGAATCAGTCAGAAAATTGTGGAGGAGATTGTAGTTGATAATACAGCTGAATCTTCAAAAGGAATCATTGGGCTCTGTAGTGATGCATCAACTGGAGTTTTCTATGCATTTGATGACAGTTCTATATTCCAG GTTTCTACGTCTGATGAGGGACGTGATATGTGGCAAGTATACTTGGATATGAAGGCATATGCTGTTGCACTGTCCCATTGCCGTAATGCTTTTCAGAGGGACCAAGTTTATCTGGTGCAG gctgatgCTGCATTTGCTGCAAAAGAATATTACATAGCAGCTTCGTTCTATGCGAAG ATGAATTATATCCTATCATTTGAGGAGATCAGTTTAAAATTTATATCTGTAGGTGAGCAG GATGCTCTCAGGACTTTCTTACTGCGAAGGCTCGATAACCTCACAAAAAATGATAAGATGCAGATAACGATGATCTCGACTTGGGCTACTGAGCTGTACTTAGACAAG ATTAATCGTCTCCTGTTGGAAGATGACACAGGCACCACTACAAATACAGTAACAGATTCCCACAGCTCAGCATATCGTtcagtagtaaatgaattccgtgCATTTCTCAGTGATAGCAAAGACGTATTAGATGAAGCAACAACTATGATACTATTGGAAAG TTACGGCAGAGTGGATGAACTGGTATATTTTGCTGGTTTGAAGGAGCAGTATGAAATTGTGGTTCATCATTACATTCAG CAAGGAGAAGCAAGGAAAGCCTTGGAAGTGCTTCAACGACCTAATGTTACAGTTGACCTTGTG TATAAATTCGCCCCAGATTTAATCATGTTAGATGCCTATGAGACGGTCGAATCATGGATGATTGCAAGAAGCAAGTTGAATCCAGGGAAGCTTATACCTGCAATGATGCGTTATGTGAGCGAACCACATGCCAA GAATGAAACACACGAAGTCATTAAATACTTGGAATTTTGTGTCAAAGATTTGAACAATGAGGATCCTGGAGTGCACAATTTGTTGCTCTCATTGTATTCCAAGAAG GAGGATGAATCCCAGCTTTTGCAATTTCTCGACACTAAGTTCGGTAGTGGACAAGCAAATGGCCCCGAGTTCTTTTATGAACCCCAGTATGCTCTGCGTCTATGTCTCCAAGAGAAGAGAATGCGTGCTTGTGTTCGTATTTACAGCATGATGTCCATGCATGAGGAAGCTGTGGCACTTGCTTTAAGG GTGGACTTAGAGCTTGCAAAGGCAGAAGCAGACAAAGTTGAAGATGATGAAGAGCTTAGGAAAAAGCTGTGGCTTAAGGTTGCAAAGCATGTCATCGAGCAAGAGAAAGGAGTCAAGAGAGAGAACATAAAGAAAGCTATAGAGTTCCTATCAGAGACTAACAACTTGCTGAAGATTGAGGATATCTTGCCATTTTTCCCAGACTTTGTATTGATTGACGACTTTAAA GAGGAGATCTGCAAATCTCTCAAGGACTATAACAGACAGATTGAGCAACTGAAGCAGGAGATGGATGATGCTACACGTGGAGCAGACAACATAAGGAGTGATATCGGTGCCCTTGCTCAGAGATATACTGTGATTGATCGCGAGGAGGAATGTGGG GTATGCCGGCGCAAAATATTGACTGTGGGAGGATTGCACCAGGTAGGAAGAAGTTATACATCTGTTGGACACATGGCCCCTTTCTATGTGTTTCCCTGTGGACACGCCTTCCATGCGAATTGTTTGATTGGCCATGTAACTCGCTGCACTAGCCAAGTTCAA GCTGAGAGGATACTGAACCTTCAGAAGCAGCTTAGCTTAATGGACGGGAAAGCAGCCAAAGACAATGGCGGGATCGGAAACGGTGAACCTATTATGAGTACAACACCGGTTGATAAG CTGAGGTCGCAGTTGGACGATGCTGTAGCAAGCGAGTGCCCCTTCTGCGGCGATCTCATGATCAAGGAGATCTCGATGCCTTTCATTCTCCCTGAAGAGTCGGCTGAAAAGGCTTCATGGGAAATCAAACCTCAACCGGCGGCTCAGAAGATTCTTCCGATGACCATGTCTATATGA